The bacterium genomic sequence GTCCACTCCGCTTACTGAATAGCCCTGACAGACGGAATCCCTCACGGAGATACGGGGCCGTCACCATGATGTTCTGTTCGGCGCCAGCCATTCTCCCGAAGGTTTCATGGACAAAGAGTATTTTTTTCAAAGGTTGCAGATCCGTGGCCATTTTGTTCGTTTCTCCCATTCAAACCATACATTATCCGAACCGCTGAATAAGCGTATGGTCCGGTCATCCTCCTCAAAAACAGCTGGAATCCCGCGAATCGTCACATCACGGTGAACTGCCCCCACCGGAGCCAAAGCGAATGTACTGGACTGGAGCAGGGATAGAAGGTGGTAAACCTTGTCAGCCCAGCCGCACACGGGCACCACATCGCGCCAGTCAGGAGGGATAGCCCGAATCCCCCCATTAAAGCCCTGAGCGGTATTAAACGCACCCGACTCAGTTTGCTGACCAAGGATCAATGTCAGATGAGGCTGTAGCCAGTCGTCGGTCAGTCGCCCGCTCCGGGCCAGGGAGGTCAACACCCCGGCGGCGGCACCGACAAACACAGGAAACTCAGATGCGGGTCGCTCTTGATGCACGAGGCTCGGAAACCCTCCTTCTTTTCGGGCGACTTTCCGTAAAAATGACTCCAAGGCATCACCGGCCTGAGCAAACCGCTCATCGTTCAACCGCCGACGTAACAAGGAAAATGCGACCTGACAACGAGCAGCCAAATACGGGCTGACAGGACTCCCGCTCCGGTTGGAAACCGGAACTCCGCCCGCCAAGGATCCGGTCTTAATCTGTACTGCAAGCAGGGAATCTGCCGCCCCTTTAATCATCGGCTCCAACGCTGACGTTTGCCCTGTAGCCTCCTCATAACCAATCAATACCTCCACAATGGCAGATACGGCGGAAGGCGAATAGAACTCATATTCGCTCTGGAGCCAGTTATTAAAGGTTCTTAAGGCTTTATTCCAGAGTTCACGAGTCAGCCGCTCCTCTACGAAACGCTCCACAAGCGTATCAAGTCCAGAATCAACGGGCCTTCCGGCTAAACAAAGGCAAGCACGAGCTCGCAATGCTGCGGCCATCAGGATCGGTTCATGCGGCATACTGCCTTCTGATGGATTGGACTCAAAATATGAACACCGCAACGTGCCGTTGGCCAGCTGGCTTCGCCATATCTCGGCGAGTGCTCCCTCGATCCGCTCCAGCCGGACGAAATCAGAACCAGTCTGGCTTTGGAGCAACCAGCCATCAAGCAACCCTTCGTATCTCCAATCGAAACCAGGGCCGCAATATCCCATGCTGATACCACGGAATCCCACGACGGGGCCGTAATATCCATCAGGGCCATGCATACCATTAAACCAGGATTCCAACCTTTGCCTGGCACCTGTTATTTTAGCGTTATCAATCCCTTGTAAGTTCATAAGCTATAGAACTGCTTAGAAAGCGTGTGAAAGAACGGCTGACGAACCGTTGCGACCGCCAATCCGCCACCCGATTCGCCAAAGCATGTAAACCGAACCGGCGGGAAAATTTCTCAACTACAGACGCGACAGCCAGCTCCATGGGTTGTATTCCGGCGCTTCCGGTAATCCGGAAGCCAGCCTCACGGAACGCAGCCTCTATCTGGCTGGGTTCATATTTTCGCTCAGGTCCGCGATTCCAGTTCCGCCCGAGGGCAAAGTTTTTCTTTCGCATCCGCCGATACCGGTAAAAATGCGGGTAGAATCGATTGGAAACAGTTACAAGCACAGAGCCACCCGGTGCCAAAACGCGGCGCATTTCACGCAGTAACGGGAGCGGATCTTCAAAATGCTCAAGGCGTTCATAACATGACATCACCTGAACATGGCCGTCCGGCAGAGGAATATGAATACGCTTCTTTTCAGAATTAGTTACACATTCAAGAGCACCGGGCGGCTGCAAACGACTGAACCGCTCGCGAATGAACCGCTCCACACCCGGCGTTAAATCGAAGGCATAATACATCTTCGCATCATCACCACAGGCATTCATCATCTGGAACAGCATATCTCCGTTGAAGGAAAGCACGTCCAACACACATGGACGCTGATAACGGGAGATCATCATACCCAGACGGCAGGTCATATACTGAATCTT encodes the following:
- a CDS encoding nitroreductase family protein: MNQTASANGITGSSGDAFLAMLERRSSTRVFKDAPVPRHLIERLILAATMTPTACNRQLWQFVAITDPEVRMKACRMSDAQQSYFHDAPVLIAVFYDTSLELRNPCSTAQISMGMAIAALLFAAEAHDLGAIYLGGIRVPDGIRKAVGAPAYLKNFGVVCIGYPDDSPPPPGRRPVEDVLDFNTYTARPKRFHADIRPHLWSLEQTADFRDKLLWYKGLHIDAMTLHVDCDPRFSPKIQYMTCRLGMMISRYQRPCVLDVLSFNGDMLFQMMNACGDDAKMYYAFDLTPGVERFIRERFSRLQPPGALECVTNSEKKRIHIPLPDGHVQVMSCYERLEHFEDPLPLLREMRRVLAPGGSVLVTVSNRFYPHFYRYRRMRKKNFALGRNWNRGPERKYEPSQIEAAFREAGFRITGSAGIQPMELAVASVVEKFSRRFGLHALANRVADWRSQRFVSRSFTRFLSSSIAYELTRD